The segment AGAGCCGGGGaatcggggcagggggctggatgcTCTGCAGAGACGCAGCCCTGTGGCCGTCTGATTGTCTTGCTCGCCAGcttttgcctgccccgccccgccctctCTCCAGCCTGCTGGGGACGGGGTTCCTGGCCCAGTGCAGCGGCTTCCTTTGCcttttcccccagctcctgcagggagcagagagagTGGAGCCGGGGCAGGCTCCCGGCGGGGTAAATAATTGCATTGGTGccctcccctcgcccccccagctctgcagcagccctgCGAGCTCAGGCAGTGCTGCGGGGACCCCAGCTGGTCGTGCGGCGCTGCGGATGCTCCCAGAGCGCCCAGGGCTGCAGTGGCGAGCCGTGGCCGTGCACCAGTGCAAAGCCCAGCCGCTCCGCAGTCCCGGCGCCGCAGGCTGCGCCGCAGAACGGTGCAGTGGCTCTGGCAGGCTGCAGCGACGCGCCGGGAAAAGGGGGCATGACTGCAAAATACTGGGGCGTTGGTATGGGGGGGGAGCAGCCGGTAGAATGAGGGAGATAGAGGGTGAcccagcagggtggggtggggggggggtggatggtcTGGCTGCAGATCAGGGCGTGGGAGCAGATTCTGGGAGGGGCTCGGGATGAGACAGGGAACCCCTTCCCCGCCTCTCTGCCCCGTGCCCCTCTCAGCCCACCCCTgctgccttcctcctcccccatcctttctttcctctccacctcctcccctctggTGACTCGACTCCCTGCTCCCACGCCGGATGAGACAAGAGCAGACAGGATCCCAGAAAGCACAGCCTGGGGGGCGCTGAAAACGCtggaacagaaataaaaataaaccaggcCCTGTAATCAGCAGCACACTCACTTGGGGGTCACTAGAACCCCCCAGGAGCGGGGACAGCCATGGGGGGGCCAGAGGACACATTGCATTCAACTTGCAACCATCGAGGTTCCTGGGGTCGTCCGCTCAGCCAAGCCGGTGGCCATCCCTGCACACGCCCCATGGCAGATCTTCCGGGGGCCAGCCCATGTGCAGTCTCTCTGCCGCTGGGGTTCAGTTCAGGCTGCCCCATGGGcgatgggggggggtgtcaatatTTTGGCGAGCAGAGGCCAGTTGCTGGGCAGGAGGTTGCCTAATAAGGCCAGTCCTCATGTCAAGAGTTCACTGACATTGGAAATTGGTTTACTTACCTGCCGGAATCTGAGCTCTGTGCTCCCCtgctacagcccgtgggccatcagcacccagcccagcctctcccCGTGCGGGGCTCAGGATGTGTCAGGtgggtgtgggcagggctggagtcAGCAGTTTTTGTTACCACGCCCATCAGGGTGGTGGCTGAGGTTGGAGCAGGAGCACTAGTGgctagaactcctgggttctcttcccagctctggcagggaaTGGCTAGCAATTAGGAGGGCACTGGgagcaaggactcctgggttcttttcctggcctGGCTGCTGACTGGCCATGTAACCTTGGTGGTTACATCCCCTCTCTGTGTAATGGGGCAGGTGATACCTACGCTCCGCAGTAGAAAACCTGGAGAGCTGCTGATGACAGATGCTGTAGGAGCAAAGACATCTGTGGTCCCCACGCTATGGAGTCCCTGGGGCTGGGTTCATTGGAGTGGGGGGATGTTTTCAGGcccccgggggtggggaggggaagcagagggacCTTGCTGCACATGCTCAGGATATGGCTGCTGGTGGAAGGAATAAGGAGAATTTTTAtacttaaacaattttttttcttttctaaatgagaAGGGGTCGGGGGAGTTGTCTGGTTTTTAAATCAAGGAACATTGCATGTTTCCAGATCGGGGGCTGCAAACCGGGGAGGGTGTCTGTGAATggactcccccccacacacacacgcacccacacacacatatctTGAGCTTGGGCCTTACTCAAACCAACATGGGAAGCGGGGAAGAGCTGCCTACATTCTCCAGGCCCTGGGGAGCTGGGTCAGGACTGCTccattcctgccctgccccccgcaaGCACACACAGCCACACCCTTTGCACCCACATCCCTTTTCTGTCACACTCTCACCCACCGGTAAAcagcccccttctccccatcTCTGCCACACACACATTTCTAGGGCTGCCGGCCCCCAACGCAGCCCAGACACGCTCCCTTCGCATCCCCCGCCTCCTCTCAGCCTCTCGATCTCTTAGCAGCTCCTCCTGTGACAGTGCCGCAGTGGAAAGCGGCGGGCTGCGGACCTGACAGGCAAGCCGCTGCGCCCCAACCCCCGTCCCCAGCAGGACCGGcgggcagggcaagcccctgctccccagccagagtggtgggaggggggaatgcaGGTGGAAGGAGTGGGGATGGGCCCCCACTTGCTCCGgctcagggccccacaaaccACTAATCCACCTTTGTGCAGAGGGGTCTGGAAAAGATGAGTGAGGCTAGGGGCTTGTCCTCATTgcaacactgacttcagtgttatCCACAGCTTGAGTCCTGTCCCCATGCAAGGGAGACGCTGCTTCTAATTAGAGTTTGGCCCACTCATCGGCTGCTCACACAGCTGCTGTGGGCGGCGCAGTGGCGGCTCTCCCTGGACCTAGGCTAAGCAGAGATATCGCTGCATTGAAGACAGTAGCCTAAGAGAGGAGCAGGGACTGTAAGGAGCCCAAATGCGGCCGCCCAGGGCCAATCTGTGCCCCGTTTAGGCGCTGATCCACCACACACATACCCCTGGGATTCATTTGCACTTCGGGCGGGAGTAGGATTTGGTGCCTAGGGTGGGTCAGGATATCTCTGGGAGTTGCCAGAGGTAAGCAGAGTCTATCGAATGCGTAGGGGCAGCAGAAAGTCAAAGGCGTCAGAAGGACCAGTGTCCTGGGGACTAAATGAGACTTGAGCGGTCCCTGCCCTGTGGAAGCTGTACTTTGCAGGAAGCCCTTTTATGCAAAGACTGCACAGATGGGGCTGTTCTCTGGGTGGAAGAAAATCAGATAGTTAAGAATTCCACGGAGCACTCAGGGTGAATGAATCAGTCTGGTATTTCCTCGCTGCTGGTCAGGGGCGTGCACAGAAATTTAACTTTGACCCCTTTTGCGGGGACACAtcctgtgcccccacccctcacagcaGGAGCTTGCTCTTCCTTCCCCGGCTCCCACAGGCCCTCGCTTTCCTCCCTGCCGCCCTGGGGTGGAAGGAGCTCACTTTCTCCACCACCGTGGCCCCGGGCTGGAATTCTGTGCCCCTGATGattactgggggggaggggttgcccctgcttgctccccCCTTTGTGCATGCCCCTGCTGCTGGTCTTGCAAAAAAAAGTATCCCGCTGACTGGGATCTAGACCTCTCCAGACTGGGTGACCTTCCTGCTGGTGTCAGCGCAGAATGTCTCTAACTCTGCCCCCAGACTGTACAGTGCCCTCTTCTGCTTGGCAAACAGCCTGCGTATGCATTTATGGGCACGCCCGGGCGTGGTCACGCGCCTGTCTGTGGGTGTGCACGTAGGGTCGCACAGATCCCTGTCGGGCCACTAACCAGCATGTTCTCCTCCTGCTCAGGCCCCCCTCGCCGTTCTCCACCGCTGACGGCCCCAGCACAGCGGGCGGAAAGATGAATCCCACCATCAGCGTCGCTGTCCTCCTGACAGGTAGGGGCCCAGGGGTGCAATGATGCTGCCATCTAGTGGCCGTGCGCCATAAGTGGCGCTAGCTGGAGAGACCAGACGTAAGCTTCTAAATAAATGCTTCACTCCAGAGAAAGCCAGGCCAGCtgaatcctcctcctcccctaccGGGgacacgggggcggggggtgctatTATCTGTCCTACTTTGCAGTGACCCCACCGTGGAATGCACTGGCTTTGTGGGGAGAGAGCTGACTCACTAGCAGCACAACCACAGTGGTTAAAAGCCAAACTACTGCTGCAGGCGAACGGAGAGTCTCCAGTAGCTCAGCCCTCATTTTGCTAGCAGCAGGTCTTGGCTTCTCTAGCCCTGTGTGCGTGTGATTTAGCCAGGAACTGTGCCGTGTCTCCATAGCATGTGGATTTACTGCTGCATGCACTGGAGCAAGGGGTAGCTGCAGGGGTGCTCCTGccttcacctccctcccccccgccagccccgctccACCTCCCCTGACCCTGTTGGCCTGTCCCAGTGCTGCAGGCTGCCCATTGCCAGAAGATCAAGGAACTGAGCGCCTGCTTGCTGGGCCAGAACCTGCGCGTGGACTGCCGCTACGAAAACAAGACCGCCAACCCCCTGACCTACGAGTTCAGCATGTTCAAGGACAACAGGAAGCGTGTGATCCAGACCACCTTGAACGTCCCCGAGAACAGCCTCAAGGCACGATCCAATGTCACCCTGTCAAAGGACCTGTTGTGCCTGCAGCTGTTCGACTTCACCACCGCAGACGAGGGCACCTACATCTGCGAGCTGAAGATCACTGGTGACTACACCGGCAACCAGATAAGGAACATCACCGTCATCAaaggtgggcaggggaggggacccTACCACCCCAGGCTTCTCGCTGACCTAGCACGGTGCACCACCCTCTGTCCTCCAGGCTCTACTACTGATGGGCCAAGGCTCCAGTACACAAGGGGCACTGATTCTCACAGGCCCACCTGATGCCCTCTGACCATTTGAGCCCTTTGCCCAATGCTCCTCTTAGATAAAGGCCTGTATGTACTTTCCAACCAactgcagccagggcagggccAGCAACGGAGTCACCCCTCCTCACGCACACATCCTTGCCTGGAGCCAAACCCTTCTCACCCTCCAGTGCTCTGTGCCTTTTGCAGGCGTCTGTCAGAGGCACCCACCCATCCAGCTTCCCACTGGTCCCTGCAAATCTTAAGGCCAGCCCTGCGCTGGGGAATGGGCCAGATCGGAGCCTTGTGCCTTCCGGCTGCCTGTTCAAACCTAGCTCAGATCTGTAGAACTGTCTCCATCTGCTGGCTGCTCGGTGGCCCACACGTATGCTGAGTTTGGTGAGTCTCAGTGGACAGTTGCTAATGTCACCCAAAAGAACCCATCATAGTTGGTATTAATTGGCCCCCAGGACAGATCAGCAGGGTAGCATTAGGGGAAACTAGCCCGACCTCTGCCCATCCTGTGGCTGTTCTGTAGGGAGGGGACTCCAGCCTCCAAGGCTGTCCACCTGGAACATAGCGTCTGTCAGCTTTCCGCTGGAGAGAGGACTCTTCCCACCCCAGAGCGCCACAaagcaccccacaccccacctcTCGGCCTGGGGTCAGGAAGGTACTTCCCTATGGGCAGGATCTTGCCTAGTTGTCCCCTAGGGGTTCTTTCTGCCCGCTTTTGAAGCAGCTAgtgctggccattgtcagagagagGACAGGGGAGTGGATGGAGCACTGACTTGATCATTCTCGTTTGTACTGGAGTAGGACCTAGAGGTCCCAGTCAAGGTCAGAAtcccccttgtgccaggcactgGGCAGATACAGTGGGAAGTGcttccttgccccaaagaacttgcagtctCGCTAGACAAGACACAGAGTGGGAGGGCAAATAGAGGCACatggaggggaagtgacttgcccaaggtcacccagctggtCCGTGGCAGAGCCGGGAAGGGAACCCAGGTGTGCCGGCTCCCAGCACCCCATCAGTCCTCTTTCCCCAGGGATCTCATTTTTGcctcttctctctttcccctccccctgccctggcagacaagctggagaaatgtgctGGCGTCAGCCTCTTGATTCAGAACACCTcgtggctgctgctcctgctcctgtccCTGCCGCTCCTGCAAGCTGTGGACTTCGTGTCCCTGTGAAGGGAAGGAGTGATCGAACCGCCCagctgagccccaccgcccaaaCGTGGCCCTTTGCAAGAGAAGACGATGAACGATTTGAAACCAAGGaaatctctctctgtgtatatctcTGTCTATATCTGTATATCTACCGAGCCCGCGCTGCCACGCCATCACACCACATGTCCGAAACAcgctgggggctggggtgggggtatTAAGCAGTATTAAAGGATCCGACGCATGGCGGCATTCCCTCGCACTCTGCTAGATGGTGCAGCTTCTTCCATagcaagttttgtttttgtttgcccCGGTGGCAGGGGGATCTGTAGCCTCGAGGGAGCAGCTTTTCTTGTCCCATTTTTTGTCTTTCAAGGCGGGAAAGCCAGCAGGCCCCCCAGACCTGACTCTGGTAAAAGAGAGAGGGTCAAAGAGTTAGAGGACCAACTGGGGAGTCCTGGCCACCACCCCAGCCTGGAGAACAGACGTTCACTCAGCAACGCGGGGTTGCCCAGTGTAAAGACTTGTCCTGACCTAGGCAACATCAGGCAAATGGGAAGCTTTGGGATAGAGTACGGTGCACTAGCTTTCACCTCTGGGGAGCTGGGTTTGAATCCTGCCTGGTGAGATGAATTTGGTGGGCTCTCAGCCTGTTCTTTGGCAGCCAACACTTCCGTATTGCACAAAGCCATGATCATTGGTATGACTGCTTCACCTGCATAGGAAAGGGCCAGCACTGAAACAGATCAGTCTTGGGGCTGAGAACAACAAGGACACCCTACTACGGAGACAGCAAAGGGTGCTGAAGGTCTCACA is part of the Natator depressus isolate rNatDep1 chromosome 22, rNatDep2.hap1, whole genome shotgun sequence genome and harbors:
- the THY1 gene encoding thy-1 membrane glycoprotein produces the protein MNPTISVAVLLTVLQAAHCQKIKELSACLLGQNLRVDCRYENKTANPLTYEFSMFKDNRKRVIQTTLNVPENSLKARSNVTLSKDLLCLQLFDFTTADEGTYICELKITGDYTGNQIRNITVIKDKLEKCAGVSLLIQNTSWLLLLLLSLPLLQAVDFVSL